The segment cgttttttttttaaagtgaacattaataaaatcaaatttgattatatttctctCTCAAATATACATTTGATTACCTTAATATGTtgaagtaaaaaataaaggtgcactctctctctctttctcaaatttgaaacattatttcAAGTGTTTCTAAATGaatttggaataaaatcaaatttgattatatttctctttcaaaaatacttttgattacttaaagaaaagaaagggtgcattttctctctctctctctctctctctctctctctctctctctctctctctctctctctcaatttttttgattattgattaaattgaacTTTACTAAACTCTCATCAATTTCACTTAAGAATTTTTCATTAGACATCTCGCAATGTGTCCACATGCACCATTCCTCTGTTCAATCTACATTTGATGTCAGTccattcatatcacacaaagAAAACTTGCAGTATAGTCTTCTATTGTTTAgttattctatttatagttttCAGGGTTGGATAGTGCACATCTACCTAGCAGtgtatttctttggaattttacaACACCTATTCAGCTTATAACCATGGGGGGAAAAATAAGATGGGGAgatattttagaaatgaaaaagaaatttctgaAGAAACAAGCAAAGAAATTATTGACCAGAAATTCTTTTCCTGAAATAATCAGTAAAACTGGAGtgttaaatcattttattttcaggGTTGTCACTCACACTGAGAAAAAAAGTTGTCAATTCTTTGTCATACCTGAGTAACTTTGTGAtctaaattcagaccaaatgtgatactttgctgaccaaattgtaaaggCTATTGGtcaatccagcaggcaattgaaaaACTCACCagtcttttgtaattcgctgtaaaTCAAGAGCAATGCTTGTGTCGAAATACTTTATATTTTACTGAAACATTTCTTGATGAATTATACTTGTGAGCTGAAGCAATCATGGATTTTAATAATATTTGTTATGATTTTATAAAGATGAAAGATGAACCAGGTGAAAATAGCAGCAACAGTATGGATGTGTCTATGGATTCCAAGGCAAGCACAGAAGGGGAGAGTCAGGAGACGAAGGATAGTCCTCTACCCTCAGTCGCCACTCCAGCAGGTGCCACGGCTGCACCAAGCACCTCCCAAACCAAACAGCCTCGGCAGAAGAAAGGTAAGAATTCCGTGTAGGAAATATGAAACGCAGTGTTTCATAATAGATTACATGCTATCAGTGTTATGTAttctaaataatgataaatgtaattCTGTTTTCAGTATTTAAACCTGATGAACTAAGGCAAGCATTGATGCCAACACTCGAAAAACTTTACCGCCAGGATCCGGAGTCGATGCCATTTAGACAGCCAGTGGACCCAGTTATGCTCAACATACCTGTAAGtagtttttgtgtgtgtgttaagtTTTGTGTTTATCCGTTATAGTGTATGGTTACTCCTatgtaaatttccattttcCAGGATTACTTTGACATTGTAAAGAAACCCATGGACCTTTCTACGATCAAAAGAAAGTTGGACACGGGCCAGTACACAGATCCTTGGCAGTATTGTGATGATGTGTGGCTTATGTATGATAATGCGTGGTTGTACAATAGAAAGACTTCTCGTGTATACAAATATAGTTCAAAGGTATGCAGAAAGGACCCTTTTTATTGTTCAGAAATCATAACTGAATACTATCAAGAATAATGTAGGTTGTATTAGGGCTATCGCGGTTCAAAAAACTTCCGGGTCGGGTCGGttcagaatttttaaattcaggttcgagtatttcggttcgggtctATATAGCTATTTTAAAGATCTGATATAcaagttaaaatcaaaaacctttattgtattttgtcacaataattactcgTGGACATGGACTCGGGTTTCGACTcgacatccatggtactagaaacagcattgtcacttccACTCAATTTCATTCCactttttcaatgttttgtttttgacgATGTTGATCCTATGGCGTATTTTAAATATGACTGACATATTTTGCATACTGTCATTGTTTTGTCCACAATGCtatcatttaacaattgatcaaaatacagccaCAGTTGAGGATTTTGACAGCATTTTGTTTAAACAGATTTCTAATAATGAATCTATAATAAAAACCGGACCTGAACCGATATATGGAAAAATGGAACCAAAACCGACCCAAACAACACAACCCACAATTATCGGTTATTTCGGGTATCCGTTGCAGCCctagttttaatattttgatagatattgcatgtgtaaatattttaaagaatattatGTGGAATTTTTTAAgggtatataaatattttgaatattgcTGAAAACCATGAGAAATTAACATTTATGGCATATCTTAGGACTACCAACAATTTTATAAGGGAGACACCCTCtatcaaaataaacatgaaattcactTAATAAATAGAAAGTCCATTTGAAGGAGTTAAGGTCCACATAAAGTATATTTCTTTGTTAATAGTACTGTTTATGTATGGATGTTTTCACTTGGAATTTACTACATTTGTTTTCAGTTGGCTGAAGTTTTTGAAGCAGAGATAGATGGAGTGATGCAGTCTCTTGGGTACTGTTGTGGACGGAAACATGTTTTTAGTCCACAGGTTCTTTGCTGTTATGGTAAACAGTTGTGCACAATTCCCAGGGATGCAATATACTTCAGTTACCAGAATCGGTAGGTCATTTGATATATGTTATTCTCTTGTGATTCAGTtctttaatttttattcatCCTAGATCAAGTAATTGGGCCATATCATTTTGAGTCTTAATGTCTGTCTGCATCTTTTACCTTGATGTAAACTTTTGAACTAAGAATTTTATTGAGTTCATACTTAGTGAATTCAAACGTTGATGTCAATACAATGTGACTGTTAAATGTCAAAATTTGCCACACAGAGGGCATTATGTTTCACACACCACATCTTGTTGTGTCTTTGTTGTTTTTAGTATTTACTGAATTGCTTATTGTGGAATTGGTTCATCATCATTTGCTTGCTATTTGCTGTGCTTGTCTCATAATATTGGCTTTAGATTATGCCTCACTtctatttacatttccaaattCATTTGTATTTATTAAGAGATATATGTCTGAATGTGTACAGCACACCTTGAAATACGGaggaaggggggtgggggtggggggtgatATGTTCACTCTGTATTATGAGCGCcaccttttttattttgtttcaaaataatgTGATCTAAGTGTATGacattttcagaaaaactgagatACTGACTTTTATTCAAGAAAGTTTACTCTCTCATGAAAATGTCATTGTGTCATTATGAGTCACAAAATCTTTTCTGTGCTTGTCCCCTGTATGTGTAAAATGTCCAAATGATATGATGGTGGCATAGGATCTGTACTTGTGTGCATGGGTTTCAAACTTTGGGTGCTTCCCATAAACTATAATGGAttcaaataaattgaaagttgTATATGATAGACTATGACTTGTAGTTGAACATTAATGAGTTTTAAGCTTGGGTCCGGCCTCATTGGTCTGGGAAAAATGGCAGGTTACAGACCGAACCATTGGGACTatgaccatcaaacttggtacacatgcACCTTATGCCAAGTAAAAATATTACAAAGAGGGTagatgatttgtctgtttttacaatgcaaagaaagtatgccacaccctgatgattgctgatactacctgaagtcAAGTTCTACCAATGGTGTCAGAAAAGCACCCTACATTAGCTTGTCATGGGCATATTATAtaccgttggcggtactctcgttttttgttgtgtttttttttaatctgggGAGGGGGTATTTAAACTTGAGGTTGTGAATGGAGGTTTGATGTTATATGGCATATTTGTGGTCATATCATATGCATCTGTTTAGAAGTGCCCATATCATTAATTGCTTGAAATACATTCTTTATTATCAGTTTGTTCAGGTCATctatatcatacatatttatcaatttatgttataacctactgattttatatttttttcatttcatgatTTATTATAAACCTAAATTACTCTGATTGTAGAATTTCAAGAATTtgcatttatatttgttttgtcATACTTTTCACTTGGTTCATTGCATTGGTATATAATggggtttttgttgttttttttcttctctgtATCTGCTTGTGCTGATGTGCCCTTGCTGTTGTAACGTATGCTCTTCATCACTGCACATTCATCATATCATCATCATTGCTCATCATCACTGGAACCTACCAAACAGTACAAGACAAAATGGCCTCTTTTCTGACAGATACATTTATTGTGAGAAGTGCTTCCAAGAAATCCAGGGGGATGAGGTGGAATTGTCTGATGATCCCACTCAACCTATCACGTAAGTTTACTTCTCCTACACCCAAATATCAACACTCACTTTTAAAGATGTCTTTTTGCAGTATTTGAAATTTCTTGACCTCTTTTAATTTGATGCAGAATGAGATTTTCTATTTTGCCCTTGCATAATGGAAATGTGATTGtatttttcagaaaaatttcaaagaCCCAGTTCAataaaatgaagaatgatcaattGGATTATGAACCTTTTGTGGAGTGTGATGAATGTGGAAGGAAAATGCATCAGATTTGTGTCCTGCACTTTGAGGCTATATGGCCTAATGGGTAAATAAGAATTGTTCAGCTTTCAGAGGAATTCATATGAAAGAGTAGTGAAAAGAATATGGGAAAGGGCTTCTACTTTTAAcatatttgaattttgtatttaACAGGTTCATTTGTGATAATTGCCATAGATCAAAGGGGacaaaaaggaaagaaaacaaatattctGCCAAAAGTAAGTATAAATGGAGAGAAAacattgtttgaatttttcttaTTCGAGATTGTGAGATGCATATACTATTGTAAAATCTCTTTTGTAGATTTGCCATATTCAGGTATTCCTAACACAAAGTTGGGTACATACCTTGAGAATAGGGTAAACAACTTCCTGAAAAACAAAGATGCTGGTGCTGGTGATGTCACAATAAAAGTGCTGTCTAGTGGGGATAAAGTGGTTGAGGTCAAGTCAGGCATGAAGTCTCGGTCAGTACTCCATTTTATAGCCCTAGATATGTGTCTACTTGGATGGGAATAAACTTTTTCATGTGATGTATTTTCATTGAGACCAAAATTTGCATACTTTGTCATACCAACTGAAATGCAATGTAAAATATGTTCTATCCTTTCAGATTCTGTGACAATGGGGAAATGCAAGAAACTTTCCAGTACAGGGCTAAAGCAATGTTTGCTTTTGAAGAAATTGATGGAACAGATGTGTGCTTTTTTGGAATGCATGTGCAAGAGTATGGCTCTGACTGTCCCCAGCCCAATAATAGGTgaaaagctaaaaaaaaaaaaatttatatgtaAGATCCCATATTACAAAAAATGGTTTCTAGGTAATATCTTGAATACTGTTTTGAGCATCTTTACATGAAGAGTTCCTCTGACTTAAATGTTTTTGAGGTCGCTAGGTCACACACGATAATAATATCTTGATGATATTCCAAATACTATTTCAGCTTTTTGGAttaaatttcacatgaaaagtTAATAATAATGAGTCCTATTGTTTTTGAGTTTATGGTCACCAATTCCCAAAAGATGAGAAGTGTTTTCTTGGTATCTCAGATGATGTTTTAAGATTTAGCATCTCAAATGCTGTTTTTATGCTTTAGCAATGGCATGAAGCATCTAGAACATTATGGTGAcctttattttaaacattttaggTCACAAGGTTAGAATCACAAGAAATCTTTTGTGGGCGATGTCTCAAATGCTAATCAGAGTCAGTAATAAAATTCCATGTGAGGTTCTCTATCCTTGATCAGAATGTTAAGGTCACCAGATCGTACAAGCCAACATTGTCTCTAGATAGCATCTCCAATATCTTGTATTCTGATTTGGCACAGATTCATCtttgtaaaacacaaaaaaaatgtCTATAATATCTTGTATTCTGATTTGACACCAATTCTTTGCAAGAAGGACCTTTGTAGACACTTACCCTTTTTTAAATAAGCACAAATGTATCTAACATTGAAGTGAGGGGCATGAATTCACTAAGTTTCCATTTTATTAAGACAAAAATTGATCAATCGAAAGCACAGATTTGTCATTAATCAGAATACTTAATCATCCATTTCTGTGTTGTGGAAGCTTCTTACTATCATGTATAAGTCTATTTTGTGTAGTTTAATGTGACTTGGTGTCTCATTGAAATCAATTGATGATTGTgaatgtatttgaatttcaggaGAGTATACATATCATATCTGGACAGTGTCCATTTCTTTCAACCACGTCAACTTAGAACTGCTGTGTATCATGAAATTCTCATTGGCTATTTGGAATATGTGAAGCAGCAAGGCTATGCTTGGGCTCACATCTGGGCCTGTCCACCCAGTGAAGGGGAtgactatatatttcattgccATCCTCCAGAACAAAAAATTCCGAAACCAAAGAGATTGCAAGAGTGGTACAAGAAAATGTTGGACAAAGCAATCATCGAGCGTTGTGTGATAGATTATAAGGCAAGTCACTATGTGTATGATAACATTGTTTGTTAAGCTAATCAAACTACAGTTCAATTTGCAGTGATGGAAAGCAAAGCTTTTTCACAAAAGTACAAATATTAGAACATTGCAGGTATTTAAGACAGAATTAGGACATTTTTAGAAGATAATTCTATTCCATTATGATCCAAGTATTTAGAATATAACCTGTTGGAAACCCTAAAACACATAGTTCTTTCCTATTTGCAGGACATACTGAAGGATGCCATAGAAAGCAATGTTACAAGTGCTACCCAGATTCCATACTTTGAGGGTGACTTTTGGCCCAATGTATTGGAGGAGAGTATAAAGGAATTGGATCAAGAGGAAGAAGAGAAGAGGAAGCGTGAAGAGGCAGAGGCAGCAGCTGCCGAACAGGAACCCGAGTGTATCGACGAAGGAGAAGGCAGCAACCAGGTAAAAGCTGGGAGACTCGTCTGGTGATGATTTCTAACAAAGCATACATTAACACAAAATAATTAATGGTTGAAAAGGACGATTATTATGCTTAGCTCCTAATAGCACAGTAGAAATAGCTGAGTAATGCTAATTGGAATGTTTTCTCTTTCAGGGAGTTGGAAAGAAGAAAGGAAAGAGTAACAGAAATAAGAAAGCCAGCAAAAGCAAGAACAGTCAGAGGAAGAACCCAAAGAAAACCAATATGCCCCATGGTGGCAATGATCTCACCCAAAAAGTATATGCCACAATGGAGAAGCATAAGGAGGCAAGTCGAGTTGTTGACATAATAAAAAGATGAATCTAAATCTGTGTAacacatgtatgtttttttAGTGATTTCTATAATTTTCTAATTTGGCTTGCTTTTAGGTATTCTTTGTGATAAGACTACACAGCCAGGCCTATGCTCCACAGTCGCTTCCTTCAATAAATGACCCAGACCCCATGATCACCTGTGACCTGATGGATGGGCGCGATGCCTTCCTCACTATGGCTCGTGATAAACATCAGGAGTTTTCCTCACTACGGAGGGCTAAATACTCAACCTTGGCAATGTTATATGAAATTCACAATCAGGGAAGAGACAATTTTGTGTACACATGCAATAACTGTAAAGCCCATGTGGAGACGCGTTGGCATTGTACTGTTTGTGAAGTAAGTGTGTTTTTTGTTTCCTTATATTCTGCATTAACTTCCTTTAAGAAATGATTTGAGTTAAATGTTGATGGGTAtctatagttacatgtatatcttgtgaGTGCATCTTTAACATAATCAGTTTAACTAGATAGAAAAATGATTAAGCAGGGTGTTTGGCAATCCTTCAGGGGCTGTCACATTTTACATCATGGTTTTGTTGATATAATTTGAATGTTTCTGCAAATTTTTTTTGGAGTGGTGTACCAGTTATAGtttttgtgttttatatttAGAACACCACTGCTGATTACATTTCATATGACACAATTGTCTTTTACATAGGTATTTTCATACCTGAAGAGCTAAACACAAGACTTTTTCACCTTTTGATAATTTTCTCTGTGTGACTGATTTTCAATGAGGATTTTCTTTTGATAATAATCACTTTGTAAATTGTATTTCAGGACTACGATTTGTGCAATGCGTGCTATGAAACGGAGAAACATATTCATAAAATGGAGAAACTTGGACTTGATTTGGATGATGGAACATCTACAAGTGATAAACAAGATAACCCTCAGGAATCTCGTAGACAATCTATTCAGAGGTGCATTCATTCACTTGTGCATGCGTGTCAGTGCAGAGATGCCAATTGTAGACTACCTAGTTGTCAGAAGATGAAGCGTGTTGTTTCTCATACAAAGTGTTGTAGGAAAAAGACCAACGGCGTGTGTCCAATATGTAAACAACTTATTGCTCTGTGCTTGTATCATGCAAAACATTGTACAGAGAACAAGTGTCAAGTACCATTCTGTCTACAGATTAAACATAAACTGAGGCAACAACAACTTCAGCATCGGCTTCAACAGGCTCAGATGTTGCGAAGGCGAATGGCTGTGATGCAAAGGACTACTGCTACTCCAAGTACGCAACAAGTGACATCTCAGCCATCGCCTTCACCAGTGACTATTCCACAACAACAGCCACAACAGCCTGGACTGGGTGGAAAACCTCCACCTGCTCCTCCTCAAGCTGCCATGCAGGCTGCACAAGAGGCAAAGAGAATAGCTCTCCAACAGACTCTTAACACAATGAGCAAGCCTATGCCTACTGTGCCCCAGAGTACAAACATGGCACCCCCACCTATGAAACCTAATCCAACACTCTCTGGTATGCCACAGCAGCAACAGCAGCAGCAGACACAATCGGTTGGAATACCTAACTGGCAGAACTATTCCCAGAATAACCAGTCTCAAATTCGCCAGCAAATTCAGCCTCAACAGCAGCTGCCAAGAATGCCAATGCCGAATAGACAGCAACAACCAGTGATGAATCAACCAGGCATTCAAATGCAACCAAACCAAATCAGACAAACGAATCAGCATGCTCTACATGAACTGTTAAAGACTCTGAAATCTCCATCATCAAACCAGCAGCAGGCTCAAGTGCTTCAGATTCTGAAGTCCAATCCACAGCTTATGGCAGCTTTCATTCAACAAAGAGCAAAACAACAGCAGATGCAAGGACAAGGTCAAGTACCGCCCAACAATCCTAATCAGCTGCAAAACATGGGTCAGATGGGCATGACTGCTCCTCAGACAGCAGGACAGCCCACAACCCAGCAGCAACAAATGTGGCAATATCAGCAACAACAAAGACTAAGAATGCAACCGAATTCTGTTCCTCAACAACATAATGTGCAACAACCCCAAACAAATCAAATGGGACAATTTCAAGCTCCACAACCTCCATTTGCACAACGACAGCGCATGCCATATCCCCAGCAGACACCTGGAGCATTCCAAGGGGATGGATCACAACACATGCAGCAACAGTTTAATCAGCAGCAGCATCAACAACAAATGATTCATCAAGTTCATCAACAACAAGTCCAGATACGACAACAGTTTTCTGGTGGAAAACCTGTCAGTCCCCAAATGTCAGCTAATCAGACCCCATCTCCCCAACAGTTCATGCAGCAAGTGCGTTCACCCACATCATTACCACAAACTGTCCGATCCCCTCAACCAACTGCATCACCTCATCAGCAGCTAAATCCATCCCCTCGCCAACATCAAATGTCACCTCATCATGTCATATCCAATCAATCTCATCCGGGAGTGCATGACACTAACCAAATGAACTCGGAGGCAATGTTATTTAGTGGTGGTATGTCCCTCCAGAGTCAAGGAGCAGATTCTGGTCTGGGCTTGTCACAAGACAATGAGGTGGCTCCATTAACACCACAGGACCAGCTCTCTAAGTATGTTGAGACCTTGTAGGACTTGGTCAGTTATCTGTTATGCCTCTTTAAAATGCAGATGCAAGTAGTATTGTACAAAGGATTAACTTTCCTTGTGTATTGTACTTGTTTACAGAACAAAAAATCGAAAGAggttttaatatattttaatggTACTATTGTTGagtcaagcatgaatgtgatGTTTGATTGTTGTTTAGTTTATATATAAGATACgaaattttattatgattacAGAGAAAACTGATCCATTTCCTTTTTCATAAGGAACTAGCATAACACATGTGACTTGTAGATTTTAGTCATGCCTGCCACTAtgttttatttaagaaattctagatcaaaatcattcatgaaacaAACTTTGCTGTGTTATTAAGATCATGTTATGAATATAATGTAAATGTTACTGTACAGCTGGTGAAAACCTATCATTGCTTTTTGTTTTTCTCTGATGTGCAGGTTTTCACATGAATGAAAgaattatattttgtatgtttcCTTAAATTATGAGTTGGTGTAGAAGTACAAATTTGTGCAACACATTCACAGctttatgaacattttcttGGTTTGTACATTTGTATTCTGTCTTCAGATTTTTAATATTGATTACTCTGTCATGTTGAAAT is part of the Ostrea edulis chromosome 2, xbOstEdul1.1, whole genome shotgun sequence genome and harbors:
- the LOC125679251 gene encoding CREB-binding protein-like isoform X1, with amino-acid sequence MADQLDSVEGPPAAKRAKIASPKPSTEGGDFNDLLIHDIVDALPDELMGSSDQNGMMDSHHPMQDPSKQHAQLTQLLSGASSASSMAPTSSKSPMPNMGSLGNINNAAKSPRSANLSSPPHGLGGKNAVSQHVGMDSFSSNSAGFSSMNSVGPMVSNANMMNKNIGHNPINSMGVQMPISNMGQQANSMMSNGPLYSASGHNQGRGNVSGMGQQLPSMSQAGVMGGMNHQQMHGPKSIGHPGMSMQPQQMMKQQNGPHGGSSFGFTNTNVVGHPQQTPSPNYNATSIPMSLPMSLSPNLTSTAMSMSPITSTVNTQPQMNAGGIVTGPATNMGVLPVGNANLSPGATGTQQPPTADPEKRKLIQQQLVLLLHAHKCQRRQQSNGEVCSLPHCRTMKNVLNHMTTCNAGKSCQVAHCASSRQIITHWKNCTRNDCPVCLPLKHAQKTDRTAGQNPPNPSVTTVQPSQMNPIAGVGAATNRVGAAAATGTTSTQPSHGLTDSQMKRAYAALGLPFNQPSTTAVRPTGGLNDASGMNANSTGNPQNNLLAGFTNPPGMDQPKQIAANTNSGSKEWHQSVTQDLRNHLVHKLVQAIFPTPDPAALKDKRMNNLVAYARKVEGDMYDTANSREEYYHLLAEKIYKIQKELEEKRLYRIQQGTGGATNMTGARQRLNGPLSSLLPQAAGNDPYGLPPPTPLPDMRGPSPRQPLNSTPGIRPGIDNSQNYQNIAGMTPQDHLQQIRNRLPQPPIIHSSQSPQAYQNQISQSPSTITQASQGTTQLSSQIGSSVSSLLNSSAPQLTSQVPALISQTVSNLSQPFDPTTTVTSSVGNPQIKTEIKQEDGAGGINSQTLKDVLMAPSTTGNTPNTLSNVQTSSITSVSTTSTVFTSTTTTKDIKQEIKQEVEIKTEPEIKQEPCSEGGKQMKDEPGENSSNSMDVSMDSKASTEGESQETKDSPLPSVATPAGATAAPSTSQTKQPRQKKVFKPDELRQALMPTLEKLYRQDPESMPFRQPVDPVMLNIPDYFDIVKKPMDLSTIKRKLDTGQYTDPWQYCDDVWLMYDNAWLYNRKTSRVYKYSSKLAEVFEAEIDGVMQSLGYCCGRKHVFSPQVLCCYGKQLCTIPRDAIYFSYQNRTRQNGLFSDRYIYCEKCFQEIQGDEVELSDDPTQPITKISKTQFNKMKNDQLDYEPFVECDECGRKMHQICVLHFEAIWPNGFICDNCHRSKGTKRKENKYSAKNLPYSGIPNTKLGTYLENRVNNFLKNKDAGAGDVTIKVLSSGDKVVEVKSGMKSRFCDNGEMQETFQYRAKAMFAFEEIDGTDVCFFGMHVQEYGSDCPQPNNRRVYISYLDSVHFFQPRQLRTAVYHEILIGYLEYVKQQGYAWAHIWACPPSEGDDYIFHCHPPEQKIPKPKRLQEWYKKMLDKAIIERCVIDYKDILKDAIESNVTSATQIPYFEGDFWPNVLEESIKELDQEEEEKRKREEAEAAAAEQEPECIDEGEGSNQGVGKKKGKSNRNKKASKSKNSQRKNPKKTNMPHGGNDLTQKVYATMEKHKEVFFVIRLHSQAYAPQSLPSINDPDPMITCDLMDGRDAFLTMARDKHQEFSSLRRAKYSTLAMLYEIHNQGRDNFVYTCNNCKAHVETRWHCTVCEDYDLCNACYETEKHIHKMEKLGLDLDDGTSTSDKQDNPQESRRQSIQRCIHSLVHACQCRDANCRLPSCQKMKRVVSHTKCCRKKTNGVCPICKQLIALCLYHAKHCTENKCQVPFCLQIKHKLRQQQLQHRLQQAQMLRRRMAVMQRTTATPSTQQVTSQPSPSPVTIPQQQPQQPGLGGKPPPAPPQAAMQAAQEAKRIALQQTLNTMSKPMPTVPQSTNMAPPPMKPNPTLSGMPQQQQQQQTQSVGIPNWQNYSQNNQSQIRQQIQPQQQLPRMPMPNRQQQPVMNQPGIQMQPNQIRQTNQHALHELLKTLKSPSSNQQQAQVLQILKSNPQLMAAFIQQRAKQQQMQGQGQVPPNNPNQLQNMGQMGMTAPQTAGQPTTQQQQMWQYQQQQRLRMQPNSVPQQHNVQQPQTNQMGQFQAPQPPFAQRQRMPYPQQTPGAFQGDGSQHMQQQFNQQQHQQQMIHQVHQQQVQIRQQFSGGKPVSPQMSANQTPSPQQFMQQVRSPTSLPQTVRSPQPTASPHQQLNPSPRQHQMSPHHVISNQSHPGVHDTNQMNSEAMLFSGGMSLQSQGADSGLGLSQDNEVAPLTPQDQLSKYVETL
- the LOC125679251 gene encoding CREB-binding protein-like isoform X2 — protein: MADQLDSVEGPPAAKRAKIASPKPSTEGGDFNDLLIHDIVDALPDELMGSSDQNGMMDSHHPMQDPSKQHAQLTQLLSGASSASSMAPTSSKSPMPNMGSLGNINNAAKSPRSANLSSPPHGLGGKNAVSQHVGMDSFSSNSAGFSSMNSVGPMVSNANMMNKNIGHNPINSMGVQMPISNMGQQANSMMSNGPLYSASGHNQGRGNVSGMGQQLPSMSQAGVMGGMNHQQMHGPKSIGHPGMSMQPQQMMKQQNGPHGGSSFGFTNTNVVGHPQQTPSPNYNATSIPMSLPMSLSPNLTSTAMSMSPITSTVNTQPQMNAGGIVTGPATNMGVLPVGNANLSPGATGTQQPPTADPEKRKLIQQQLVLLLHAHKCQRRQQSNGEVCSLPHCRTMKNVLNHMTTCNAGKSCQVAHCASSRQIITHWKNCTRNDCPVCLPLKHAQKTDRTAGQNPPNPSVTTVQPSQMNPIAGVGAATNRVGAAAATGTTSTQPSHGLTDSQMKRAYAALGLPFNQPSTTAVRPTGGLNDASGMNANSTGNPQNNLLAGFTNPPGMDQPKQIAANTNSGSKEWHQSVTQDLRNHLVHKLVQAIFPTPDPAALKDKRMNNLVAYARKVEGDMYDTANSREEYYHLLAEKIYKIQKELEEKRLYRIQQGTGGATNMTGARQRLNGPLSSLLPQAAGNDPYGLPPPTPLPDMRGPSPRQPLNSTPGIRPGIDNSQNYQNIAGMTPQDHLQQIRNRLPQPPIIHSSQSPQAYQNQISQSPSTITQASQGTTQLSSQIGSSVSSLLNSSAPQLTSQVPALISQTVSNLSQPFDPTTTVTSSVGNPQIKTEIKQEDGAGGINSQTLKDVLMAPSTTGNTPNTLSNVQTSSITSVSTTSTVFTSTTTTKDIKQEIKQEVEIKTEPEIKQEPCSEGGKQMKDEPGENSSNSMDVSMDSKASTEGESQETKDSPLPSVATPAGATAAPSTSQTKQPRQKKVFKPDELRQALMPTLEKLYRQDPESMPFRQPVDPVMLNIPDYFDIVKKPMDLSTIKRKLDTGQYTDPWQYCDDVWLMYDNAWLYNRKTSRVYKYSSKLAEVFEAEIDGVMQSLGYCCGRKHVFSPQVLCCYGKQLCTIPRDAIYFSYQNRYIYCEKCFQEIQGDEVELSDDPTQPITKISKTQFNKMKNDQLDYEPFVECDECGRKMHQICVLHFEAIWPNGFICDNCHRSKGTKRKENKYSAKNLPYSGIPNTKLGTYLENRVNNFLKNKDAGAGDVTIKVLSSGDKVVEVKSGMKSRFCDNGEMQETFQYRAKAMFAFEEIDGTDVCFFGMHVQEYGSDCPQPNNRRVYISYLDSVHFFQPRQLRTAVYHEILIGYLEYVKQQGYAWAHIWACPPSEGDDYIFHCHPPEQKIPKPKRLQEWYKKMLDKAIIERCVIDYKDILKDAIESNVTSATQIPYFEGDFWPNVLEESIKELDQEEEEKRKREEAEAAAAEQEPECIDEGEGSNQGVGKKKGKSNRNKKASKSKNSQRKNPKKTNMPHGGNDLTQKVYATMEKHKEVFFVIRLHSQAYAPQSLPSINDPDPMITCDLMDGRDAFLTMARDKHQEFSSLRRAKYSTLAMLYEIHNQGRDNFVYTCNNCKAHVETRWHCTVCEDYDLCNACYETEKHIHKMEKLGLDLDDGTSTSDKQDNPQESRRQSIQRCIHSLVHACQCRDANCRLPSCQKMKRVVSHTKCCRKKTNGVCPICKQLIALCLYHAKHCTENKCQVPFCLQIKHKLRQQQLQHRLQQAQMLRRRMAVMQRTTATPSTQQVTSQPSPSPVTIPQQQPQQPGLGGKPPPAPPQAAMQAAQEAKRIALQQTLNTMSKPMPTVPQSTNMAPPPMKPNPTLSGMPQQQQQQQTQSVGIPNWQNYSQNNQSQIRQQIQPQQQLPRMPMPNRQQQPVMNQPGIQMQPNQIRQTNQHALHELLKTLKSPSSNQQQAQVLQILKSNPQLMAAFIQQRAKQQQMQGQGQVPPNNPNQLQNMGQMGMTAPQTAGQPTTQQQQMWQYQQQQRLRMQPNSVPQQHNVQQPQTNQMGQFQAPQPPFAQRQRMPYPQQTPGAFQGDGSQHMQQQFNQQQHQQQMIHQVHQQQVQIRQQFSGGKPVSPQMSANQTPSPQQFMQQVRSPTSLPQTVRSPQPTASPHQQLNPSPRQHQMSPHHVISNQSHPGVHDTNQMNSEAMLFSGGMSLQSQGADSGLGLSQDNEVAPLTPQDQLSKYVETL